A window of Kiritimatiellaceae bacterium contains these coding sequences:
- a CDS encoding D-alanyl-D-alanine carboxypeptidase: protein MISSNARKFLLASLALIVAAFCVQAATPAKAGPAKKHTVAPAAATPVKKNPNTISRDPYYGAVVIDASTGMILHEDHASAIAYPASMVKLMNLFLILDDVKSGKLRMDEPVTVAREVAQVGARQVWLKEGEVFPLEELIYAMVIHSANDAAAALAIRASGSREAHIARMNTKASELGLRNTTFHSVHGLPPGPGQEDMSSALDMALLSKALLIVHPETLKYTSISTRSFRENNPVQLTSSNKLLGVVPGCDGLKTGYFSNAGFSIAATALRNGQRVIAVVLGSEDKKVRDAKAAELIEKGFARIPPPPPVVIEPVPEVVVIEPVVEKKHGFIFPVLAALFVVAAGTIFIRRRLKR, encoded by the coding sequence ATGATTTCTTCCAATGCCCGAAAATTTTTACTGGCGAGTCTTGCACTGATTGTTGCGGCGTTCTGTGTACAGGCCGCCACTCCTGCAAAGGCAGGCCCGGCGAAAAAACACACGGTTGCTCCCGCGGCGGCAACTCCGGTAAAAAAGAACCCGAACACGATTTCCCGTGATCCGTACTACGGTGCCGTAGTGATTGATGCATCCACCGGTATGATCCTGCACGAAGACCACGCTTCGGCCATAGCTTATCCTGCCAGCATGGTGAAGCTGATGAATCTGTTCCTGATTCTGGATGATGTGAAGTCCGGTAAGTTGCGAATGGATGAGCCGGTGACTGTTGCCCGCGAAGTGGCACAGGTTGGCGCGCGTCAGGTCTGGCTAAAAGAAGGTGAAGTTTTCCCGCTCGAAGAATTGATTTATGCCATGGTAATTCATTCGGCAAATGATGCGGCGGCAGCACTGGCGATTCGCGCTTCCGGCAGCCGTGAGGCCCATATCGCACGGATGAATACGAAGGCTAGCGAACTTGGTTTGCGCAATACAACTTTCCATAGCGTACACGGTCTTCCGCCCGGACCGGGGCAGGAGGATATGAGCTCTGCGCTGGACATGGCTTTACTGTCCAAAGCCCTGCTGATCGTGCACCCCGAGACGCTGAAATATACTTCAATCTCCACCCGTAGTTTCCGTGAAAATAATCCGGTGCAACTGACGAGCTCAAACAAACTTCTTGGTGTGGTTCCGGGCTGTGACGGTCTCAAGACCGGCTACTTTTCTAACGCCGGTTTTTCCATCGCCGCCACCGCTTTGCGCAACGGCCAGCGCGTGATTGCCGTGGTTTTAGGCAGTGAGGATAAAAAAGTGCGCGATGCCAAGGCCGCTGAGCTGATTGAAAAAGGCTTCGCGCGAATTCCTCCTCCGCCACCGGTCGTTATTGAACCTGTTCCGGAAGTTGTTGTGATCGAACCTGTGGTGGAAAAGAAACACGGATTTATTTTTCCGGTGCTGGCTGCTCTGTTTGTCGTGGCCGCAGGGACAATATTTATTCGCCGTCGTTTGAAACGATAA
- the rpmI gene encoding 50S ribosomal protein L35, giving the protein MPKQKTKKTAAKRFKKTGTGKLKYAHMGGSHILTGKSRKQKRRLGGTNLVAATDEKRISRTIPYA; this is encoded by the coding sequence ATGCCGAAACAGAAAACCAAAAAGACTGCGGCCAAACGTTTTAAGAAAACGGGAACCGGCAAACTGAAATATGCCCATATGGGCGGCAGCCACATCCTGACCGGCAAGAGCCGCAAGCAGAAACGCCGTCTGGGCGGAACGAATCTCGTCGCAGCCACGGACGAAAAACGCATCTCACGAACCATCCCTTACGCTTAA
- the rplT gene encoding 50S ribosomal protein L20 — MPRATNAPASRRRRKNRLDLAKGFYGNRSKLFRMATEAVDRAQAMAFVHRKQKKRNFRRLWTVRINAACKANDISYSRFIEGLIKANITLNRKMLSEIAIYDEAGFIKLIQSAKAALV, encoded by the coding sequence ATGCCAAGAGCCACAAATGCCCCGGCCTCGCGCCGCCGTAGAAAAAACCGTCTAGATCTCGCTAAAGGATTCTACGGTAACCGCAGCAAACTTTTCCGTATGGCTACCGAAGCGGTAGACCGCGCTCAGGCGATGGCCTTCGTTCATCGCAAACAGAAAAAGCGCAACTTCCGCCGCCTCTGGACCGTGCGTATCAACGCCGCCTGCAAAGCCAACGACATCAGCTATAGCCGCTTCATTGAAGGCCTGATTAAGGCGAACATCACCTTGAATCGCAAAATGCTTTCCGAAATCGCCATCTACGACGAAGCTGGATTCATCAAGCTGATTCAGTCTGCTAAAGCCGCTTTGGTTTAA
- a CDS encoding helix-turn-helix transcriptional regulator yields the protein MKTKLLLNPGWDGWCRLHKAPQRGEERPERWIHTHDELELNIGVSGKGRYLIDGRSFDIGYGTLLWLSPEQAHLLVDESQDFRMWVAVIRARGIKKEKSDRRFCVQPTPDEVVFLAELCRQLAATKQREQFNAGIRFLFMRAEEMIERFECDDAALHPAVTRATRFMKHMVSAPSVNHVSRQAGMSRSQLSRVFKKQTGLTLVEYRQSMQLERFLFLYGAGTKRNLMESALEAGFGSYIQFHRVFQRRFHCGPREYFSTIKP from the coding sequence ATGAAAACAAAGCTCCTTCTGAATCCGGGGTGGGACGGCTGGTGCCGGTTGCATAAAGCGCCGCAACGCGGAGAAGAAAGGCCGGAACGATGGATTCACACGCATGATGAGCTGGAATTGAACATCGGCGTGTCGGGGAAGGGCCGTTATCTTATAGACGGCAGATCATTTGATATCGGCTATGGAACACTTCTCTGGCTTTCCCCGGAACAGGCGCATCTTCTGGTCGACGAGTCGCAGGATTTCAGAATGTGGGTTGCTGTGATTCGGGCCAGAGGAATCAAAAAAGAAAAATCGGATCGCCGGTTTTGTGTTCAACCCACGCCGGATGAAGTTGTATTTTTGGCGGAACTCTGCCGCCAGCTGGCCGCGACGAAGCAGAGGGAGCAGTTCAATGCCGGCATTCGTTTTCTTTTTATGCGCGCTGAGGAGATGATCGAGCGATTTGAGTGTGATGATGCAGCATTACACCCTGCCGTTACGCGCGCCACGCGCTTCATGAAGCACATGGTGTCTGCGCCCAGCGTGAATCATGTTTCCCGTCAGGCAGGAATGAGCCGTTCACAACTGAGCCGGGTTTTTAAAAAGCAGACCGGATTAACACTGGTCGAGTATCGGCAGAGCATGCAACTTGAGCGTTTTCTATTTCTTTACGGAGCCGGGACAAAACGAAATCTGATGGAATCGGCACTGGAGGCTGGTTTTGGAAGTTACATTCAGTTCCACCGCGTTTTTCAGCGACGCTTCCATTGCGGTCCTCGGGAATATTTCAGCACGATAAAACCGTGA
- a CDS encoding serine acetyltransferase has translation MHKNHSITEAADALTGLYSTGHEDRPENVLWNYPAAGHVVEALKILIHVMFPGMYPSEEEALGTYFNKQLTEVSRLLLPEIERAVPFRWQSESARRAGVQALPDVPAEARRVLDDFLKQLPSIRSMLIDDVKAAYDGDPAALSYAEVKLAYPGLLAITSHRLAHELYRLDVPIIPRIMNEWTHARAGIDIHPGATIDRGFFIDHGTGVVIGETAKIGRGVKIYQGVTLGAKSFPLDEHGNPIKHIQRHPTVEDHVIIYANTTVLGGKTVIGHHSVIGGNVFLLDSVAPHSFVTKTGAGVAVRTKDSDGLLGGLGI, from the coding sequence ATGCATAAGAACCATTCCATAACAGAAGCTGCCGACGCGCTGACCGGCCTGTATTCGACCGGGCACGAGGATCGTCCAGAGAATGTACTGTGGAATTATCCCGCCGCCGGCCATGTCGTCGAGGCACTTAAAATTCTCATTCATGTGATGTTTCCCGGTATGTACCCTTCGGAAGAAGAAGCCCTCGGAACGTATTTTAATAAACAGCTCACCGAAGTTTCGCGGCTGCTTCTGCCGGAGATTGAGCGTGCCGTTCCGTTCCGCTGGCAGTCCGAATCGGCTCGCCGGGCCGGAGTCCAAGCGCTGCCGGATGTTCCCGCAGAAGCTCGCCGTGTTTTGGATGACTTTCTGAAGCAATTGCCATCCATTCGATCCATGCTGATTGATGATGTAAAAGCCGCCTATGACGGCGACCCCGCCGCACTGAGCTATGCTGAAGTAAAGCTCGCCTATCCCGGCCTGCTGGCCATTACCTCTCATCGGCTCGCCCACGAACTCTACCGCCTTGATGTCCCGATTATCCCGCGCATCATGAATGAATGGACACATGCCAGAGCCGGAATTGATATTCATCCCGGCGCAACGATTGATCGCGGATTTTTTATCGACCACGGAACCGGTGTGGTCATCGGCGAAACCGCGAAAATCGGTCGCGGCGTTAAAATTTATCAGGGTGTTACGCTCGGCGCGAAAAGTTTTCCGCTGGATGAACACGGCAACCCGATTAAACACATCCAGCGTCATCCGACCGTGGAAGACCATGTCATCATTTATGCCAACACGACCGTGCTGGGAGGCAAAACCGTCATCGGACACCACTCGGTCATCGGGGGAAACGTATTCCTGCTCGACAGCGTTGCTCCGCACAGTTTTGTGACCAAAACCGGAGCCGGAGTTGCTGTGCGGACGAAAGATTCTGACGGCCTACTGGGGGGGCTTGGAATCTAA